A region from the Brassica napus cultivar Da-Ae chromosome C8, Da-Ae, whole genome shotgun sequence genome encodes:
- the LOC125591530 gene encoding uncharacterized protein LOC125591530, which translates to MDFFFGNFSKARTLKLSEDLGFVGTQLVRSERPAALADRPAYVMILTALDLAGSDASGQKPNGHFDYVKREVDLTKTPSSRSISLERNSSPPSESLAFSKISQAKLLRRFRSLSPLSFGSVALIRSGAFVDAVDIMERSPLYYACKLIHATVFSLISHPHTQLRIVDLLLVRGIDPKIRNEYGAV; encoded by the exons ATggactttttttttggaaatttctCTAAGGCAAGGACCCTTAAGCTATCAGAAGACTTGGGCTTTGTTGGAACACAACTTGTCCGATCAGAACGTCCTGCGGCCCTTGCTGATCGTCCCGCCTATGTGATGATCCTTACCGCTTTGGACTTAGCCGGTTCTGATGCATCTGGACAGAAGCCGAATGGTCACTTTGACTA tgtaaagaGAGAAGTGGACCTTACGAAAACACCGTCTTCTCGCTCGATTTCGCTCGAGCGAAACTCATCTCCTCCGAGCGAGTCGCTCGCTTTCTCCAAAATCTCTCAGGCGAAACTCCTCCGTCGATTTCGCTCGCTTTCTCCACTCTCCTTTGGATCTGTG GCTCTCATCAGAAGTGGAGCTTTCGTCGATGCCGTGGACATTATGGAACGCTCCCCTCTTTACTATGCATGCAAG CTTATTCACGCTACTGTTTTTAGTCTCATTTCTCATCCTCATACGCAACTTCGTATAGTTGACCTCTTGCTTGTGCGTGGTATTGATCCAAAAATCCGAAACGAATATGGGGCG GTGtag